The proteins below come from a single Papaver somniferum cultivar HN1 chromosome 11, ASM357369v1, whole genome shotgun sequence genomic window:
- the LOC113322116 gene encoding ricin B-like lectin R40G3, whose protein sequence is MEFPFGHHHRRNDEDDYPPPPPSFPQHHNHHHQNDFPPPQPDYRDQQPFHPNQAEIQHHYHQNPSQQEPNYGYPPPPQQQQPDYGYPPPQQSGYSSTVTHHVSHEVNYPRFEPEFQHENRDHKYNRHDYHNRPENQTVIHHHSHESGGGSELLNKPTVRVYCKAEPNYSLAIRDGKVILARSDPSDLSQHWIKDEKYSVRVKDEEGSPSFALINKATGQAMKHSVGATHPVQLRHYNQNELDESVLWAESKDTGEGYRCIRMINNIRLNLDAFHGDKNSGGVHDGTILVLWEWLNGENQRWKIVRY, encoded by the exons ATGGAGTTTCCTTTCGGTCATCACCATCGAAGAAACGACGAGGATGATTacccaccaccgccaccatcaTTCCCACAAcaccataatcatcatcaccaaaatGATTTCCCACCACCACAACCAGATTACAGAGATCAACAACCTTTTCACCCAAATCAAgcagaaattcagcatcattatcATCAAAATCCATCACAACAAGAACCTAATTATGGTTATCCACCACCaccgcaacaacaacaacctgATTATGGATATCCACCACCACAACAATCTGGGTATTCATCAACTGTTACGCATCATGTTTCTCATGAAGTCAATTACCCAAGATTCGAACCTGAATTTCAACATGAAAACAGAGATCATAAATACAACCGACATGATTACCATAATCGTCCTGAGAATCAAACTGTCATACATCATCACAGTCATGAAAGTGGTGGTGGGTCTGAGTTGCTTAACAAACCCACTGTTAGGGTTTACTGCAAGGCTGAACCAAATTACTCCCTTGCCATAAGAGATGGCAAAGTGATTCTTGCTCGTTCTGATCCTTCTGATTTGTCCCAG CATTGGATCAAAGATGAAAAGTACAGTGTTAGGGTTAAGGATGAAGAGGGTAGCCCTAGTTTTGCTTTGATCAATAAAGCTACTGGTCAGGCCATGAAACACTCTGTTGGAGCTACCCATCCT GTCCAGCTGCGTCATTACAATCAAAATGAACTTGATGAGTCTGTGCTGTGGGCGGAGAGCAAGGACACTGGTGAAGGTTACAGATGCATAAGAATGATAAATAACATTCGCCTAAACCTGGATGCTTTTCATGGTGACAAGAACAGTGGTGGAGTCCATGACGGCACCATTCTAGTGCTGTGGGAATGGTTGAATGGAGAAAACCAGCGATGGAAGATCGTTCGTTACT GA